From the Mycobacterium sp. 155 genome, the window GGCGACGATGACCACGTTATCGACGCTGCCGTCACCGAAGCTGACCTGCGCGGGCGCCCTGTCCTGGCCGTCGGGGTCTGGCGGCGGGATTTCGGCGATATCTCCTATGACGAGCTGGATCGCCGCATGACGGCATGGCAGCGGAGTCATCCTCGTGTACGCATCCACGTCACCGCCGGCGCGGCCGGGATCGGTCAGTTTCTGGCCGCACGCACCGAGCCGGTCGACATGGTCGTTCTCGGACCGGACGACGCGGCTGATGTGACCAAAATTATTGGACCTCACACAAATCCGCTGGCCAGCCATCCCGATTGCTCAGTCCTTGTGGTGCATCAGTAGCCGTTCGGGCGGCCGGAGCCTGGGCACTTACATCGAAGACTGTCGTGGTATGGCCGCCAGGGTCAAACGACCCGGCGTTGGTCCCGACTTCCGATGACCGTCGGCGCTGCGCCGACCGACCTACGGCTCTGCTTTGCCGCCGTGGGACCGGCCTAGCGTCGACTGCTATCGGCGCCGCGCAATGCGTCGCCGCATCGGACAGGAGGATTCGAAATGAGCCTGACCCCAGACGAATACGGAATTGTCGTTGCGGTGGACGGATCGGCCGCGTCGAACGCAGCCGTCAAGTGGGCCGCTCGCGAAGCCGTCATGCGGGCGGCGTCAGTGACCCTGACCCACATCATCGAACCGGCGGTTGTGAGCTGGCCGATTGCGCCCATGCAAGGATCCATCACCGAGTGGCAACAGGAGAACGCCGATCAAGTCATCGCGCAAGCTCAAGAAATCTTCGTCACCAATATCGATGAAGCGCAACCCCCCACCGTGCACACTGACGTGAGGGCTGGCATCGCCGTATCCGAGCTGACCGAAGCATCCACCCACGCACAGATGGTCGTTGTCGGCAGTCAGGGTATGGGGGCCTTCGAGCGAGCCGTCCTCGGATCGGTCAGCAGCGGTTTGCTCCATCGCGCGCATTGCCCGGTTGCCGTGGTCCATGCTGACGAAACCCGTTCGGTGGACACCACATCCCCGGTCCTGCTAGGCATCGACGGGTCACCCGCTTCTGAGGGCGCGACCGCGTTGGCGTTCGATGAAGCGTCGCGGCGCGGCGTAGATCTCGTGGCACTGCACGCGTGGAGTGACGTCCCGGTCTTCCCGATCTTCGGGATGGATTGGCGCCGTGACGAAGACGAAGGGCACGAGGTGCTCGGTGAACGGCTGGCGGGCTGGAACGAGAAATACCCAGACGTCCACGTACAGCGCCGAATCGTCTGCGATGAACCGGCGCGGTGGCTCGTCGAGGAGTCCCGGCAGGCGCAGCTCGTCATCGTGGGCAGTCACGGCCGCGGCGGCTTCACCGGCATGCTCCTCGGCTCTGTCAGCTCCGCCGTGGCGCAAGCTGCGCGGGTTCCGGTGATCGTGGTTCGCAGCTGAAGCTATGACGGAAAGACGTTTACTCGAGCACGCCCATGCGCTCGAGGTGATCGCTCAACGGCTTGGAGGCCGTGCACAGATGCTCGGCCATGGCCTCGCCGATATGCGCCTGCACTCTCGCCACATCGTCATACGTACCGACCGCCCGTCACCTCAAGCACCGTGCCGGTCATGTACGACGACAGATCGCTGGCCAAGAACAGCGCGACCTTAGCCACCTCGTCGGGCTCACCAGCCCGTCCCATCGGCACCTCGGCCAGCTTCTGGTCCCAGATACGTTGAGGCATGGCCTCGGTCATGGCCGATCGGATCAAGCCAGGCTGGATCGCGTTGACCCGCACTCCGAGGTGCGCCAGTTCCTTGGCGGCGGCCTTGGTCATGCCGACGATGCCCGCCTTGGCCGCCGAGTAGTTGGTCTGCCCGATGAGGCCGACCTTGCCGGAGATCGATGACATGTTCACGATCGCCCTGCGCTTGTTTTCCCGCATGATCGCCGCGGACGACTTGGTGCCGTTCCAGGTACCTTTCAGGTGCACGGCGATGACCTGATCGAACTGCTCCTCGGTCATCTTGCGCAGGGTCGCGTCGCGCGTAATTCCGGCGTTGTTGACCATGATGTCCAAACCACCGAACCGTTCCACAGCGGCAGCGACGAGTGCCTCAACCTCGGCGGAGGAGGTCACGTCACACCGCACTGCCGCGGCGACATCGGAACCGCCGAGCTGAGCAGCCGCCGCCTCGGTGGCTTCCAGGTCGAGGTCGCCGAGCACCACGCGGGCGCCCTCCTCGATGAACCGTTGTGCGATCGCCAAACCCAGGCCCTGGGCGCCACCGGTCACCACCGCAGTTTGGCCGGTAAGCAATGACACCTGCGTCACCCAACTTCCGATTATGAAGACCCGTCAGCACCGACCATATTTCATATATGACACTGGCCATTTGAGCCTCAGCCTATGAATCGGACGATGGACTCGGCCACCGCGGCAGGTTTGGCCGCACCGTCGATCTCCACGGTCACCGTCATTTTCGCCTGCACGGCACCGTCGAGCTCGGCGACCTCATCGATGTGCGCGCGAGCCCGCACACTGGCACCGACCTTCACCGGCGTGATGAAACGAACCTTGTTGTAGCCGTAGTTGATCGCCATCGCGATGTCGTCGACGCGGTACAGCTGATGAGTGAAATGCGGCAGCAGCGAGAGGGTGAGCAAGCCGTGCGCGATGGTCCCGCCGAACGGCCCACCGGCGGCCTTCTCCGGGTCGACATGGATCCACTGGTGATCGTCGGTGGCGTCGGCGAACAGATTCACCCGATCCTGGGTGATCTCCATCCACCCGGTCGGCCCGAGCTCGCTGCCCGTCGCCGCCGCGAACTCGTCAAGCCCGTTGAAGACCTTCAACCCCGCCCCTCTCGGAGTGCACTTCGGCACCGTTCAGAACACCACGGTCTGGTTGCCGAACCGAATCACGCGATCCTCGCAGTGCCACAGCACCGCACGCGACAAGACCACCCGCTCGACATCGGATCCCAAGCGCACCAGATCCTCGACGGCGTGCCGGTGGTCGACCCGAACCACGTCTTGTTCGATGATCGGACCTTCGTCGAGGTCGCCCGTGACGTAATGCGCTGTGGCTCCGACCAGTTTCACACCGCGCTCTTTGGCTCTCCGGTACGGCGCCGCTCCGATGAACGCCGGCAGAAACGAGTGGTGGATGTTGATCAAAGGGCATCCGACGGCATCGAGGAACTCTGGGGTGAGAATCTGCATGTACCGCGCG encodes:
- the fabG gene encoding 3-oxoacyl-ACP reductase FabG; amino-acid sequence: MTQVSLLTGQTAVVTGGAQGLGLAIAQRFIEEGARVVLGDLDLEATEAAAAQLGGSDVAAAVRCDVTSSAEVEALVAAAVERFGGLDIMVNNAGITRDATLRKMTEEQFDQVIAVHLKGTWNGTKSSAAIMRENKRRAIVNMSSISGKVGLIGQTNYSAAKAGIVGMTKAAAKELAHLGVRVNAIQPGLIRSAMTEAMPQRIWDQKLAEVPMGRAGEPDEVAKVALFLASDLSSYMTGTVLEVTGGRYV
- a CDS encoding universal stress protein; the protein is MSLTPDEYGIVVAVDGSAASNAAVKWAAREAVMRAASVTLTHIIEPAVVSWPIAPMQGSITEWQQENADQVIAQAQEIFVTNIDEAQPPTVHTDVRAGIAVSELTEASTHAQMVVVGSQGMGAFERAVLGSVSSGLLHRAHCPVAVVHADETRSVDTTSPVLLGIDGSPASEGATALAFDEASRRGVDLVALHAWSDVPVFPIFGMDWRRDEDEGHEVLGERLAGWNEKYPDVHVQRRIVCDEPARWLVEESRQAQLVIVGSHGRGGFTGMLLGSVSSAVAQAARVPVIVVRS
- a CDS encoding MaoC family dehydratase, which produces MKVFNGLDEFAAATGSELGPTGWMEITQDRVNLFADATDDHQWIHVDPEKAAGGPFGGTIAHGLLTLSLLPHFTHQLYRVDDIAMAINYGYNKVRFITPVKVGASVRARAHIDEVAELDGAVQAKMTVTVEIDGAAKPAAVAESIVRFIG